In a genomic window of Flavobacterium lipolyticum:
- a CDS encoding DUF3667 domain-containing protein: protein MSHSPIRKDKTCLNCRHVVEQKFCPNCGQENTDSRKTFHHLFVHFFEDLTHYENAFWRTIKNLLFKPSALTKEYLSGKRLSYLAPVRLYIFISFVTFLMIALFPGHSKETTADFNLDISNEKEVPKNIFTGDLNDLKPGDGFDDFTKEIDSVQKYAPEKEKLDSFSYWMIQKVKYVKEHNTKKELINKFTESFVHNIPKVLFIIMPLFAFFLWLVHNKKRWYYFDHGIFTLHYFSFLLLVIFFLFIIRRLVGLFGEDSPLSFISGVTDFFGGLWMFYYFFPAHHRFYGETRWVSFFKSIALLFINSIFILFLLIFYIFYTFINLH, encoded by the coding sequence ATGTCACACAGTCCGATTAGAAAAGACAAAACCTGCTTAAACTGCAGACACGTTGTTGAACAAAAATTTTGCCCCAATTGCGGGCAGGAAAATACCGATTCCCGAAAAACATTCCATCATTTGTTCGTTCACTTTTTTGAAGATTTGACACATTATGAAAATGCTTTTTGGCGTACGATCAAAAACCTTTTGTTTAAACCATCGGCATTAACCAAAGAATACCTTTCAGGAAAACGTTTATCCTACTTAGCTCCTGTTCGTTTGTACATCTTTATCAGTTTTGTCACTTTCTTAATGATCGCCTTATTTCCGGGCCATTCAAAAGAAACCACCGCTGATTTTAATCTCGACATAAGCAACGAAAAAGAAGTTCCAAAAAATATTTTTACAGGAGATCTTAACGATTTAAAACCCGGAGACGGTTTTGATGATTTTACCAAAGAGATCGATTCCGTTCAAAAATATGCACCTGAAAAGGAAAAATTAGATTCGTTTAGTTACTGGATGATTCAAAAAGTAAAATATGTAAAAGAACACAATACCAAAAAAGAACTCATTAACAAGTTCACAGAGTCTTTTGTACATAACATTCCCAAAGTACTGTTCATTATAATGCCATTATTTGCTTTCTTTTTATGGCTCGTTCATAACAAAAAAAGATGGTATTATTTTGATCATGGGATATTCACTTTACATTACTTTTCGTTTTTGCTTCTGGTAATCTTCTTCCTATTTATAATTAGAAGATTGGTTGGGTTATTTGGAGAAGACAGTCCACTATCTTTTATTTCAGGTGTAACCGACTTTTTTGGAGGTCTCTGGATGTTCTACTATTTCTTTCCGGCACACCACCGTTTTTACGGAGAAACAAGATGGGTTTCCTTCTTTAAAAGCATCGCATTGCTGTTTATAAATTCAATTTTTATCTTATTCTTACTGATTTTCTATATTTTCTATACCTTTATCAATTTACACTAA
- a CDS encoding M28 family peptidase, with protein sequence MKKIIILLLIGTAFSCKNTQSVTLKDNSDPSKYIDFISEKDLKTMLYVVASDEMEGRETGSKGQKKAGLYMIGQYKKHGISFPKGATDYYQHIPASFLNARRNENLPDSENIWAYIEGSEKPDEVLVISAHYDHVGVKNGDVYNGADDDGSGTVAVMEMAKAFAKAKKDGHGPKRSILFLHVTGEEHGLHGSRYYSENPLFPIANTIADINIDMIGRRDVEHEKTNNYVYVIGADRLSTDLHNIVVAQNEKYTKIDLDFKFNDPKDPNHFYERSDHYNFAKFGIPSVFFFNGVHEDYHRKGDEPQKIEYDALTKRTKLAFSIAWELANRSDRPVVDKPIK encoded by the coding sequence ATGAAAAAAATCATAATCCTGTTATTAATTGGTACTGCATTTTCGTGTAAAAACACACAATCAGTTACCTTAAAAGACAATTCAGATCCCTCTAAATACATCGACTTTATTTCTGAAAAAGATCTAAAAACAATGCTTTATGTAGTAGCCTCTGACGAAATGGAGGGGCGTGAAACCGGATCGAAAGGGCAAAAGAAAGCAGGTCTTTACATGATCGGGCAATACAAAAAACATGGAATTTCGTTCCCTAAAGGTGCAACCGATTATTACCAGCATATTCCTGCCTCATTTTTAAATGCCAGACGAAATGAAAACTTACCGGATTCAGAAAACATCTGGGCTTATATTGAAGGATCTGAAAAACCGGATGAAGTTTTGGTTATTTCCGCACATTACGATCACGTAGGAGTAAAAAATGGCGACGTTTATAATGGTGCTGATGATGATGGTTCCGGAACTGTTGCTGTAATGGAAATGGCAAAAGCATTTGCAAAAGCCAAAAAAGACGGACACGGTCCAAAACGCTCTATACTGTTCCTGCACGTTACCGGAGAAGAACACGGTCTGCATGGTTCTCGCTATTATTCTGAAAATCCTTTATTCCCAATCGCTAATACCATTGCCGACATTAATATCGATATGATTGGCCGTCGTGATGTGGAACACGAAAAAACAAACAATTATGTGTACGTAATTGGAGCCGACAGACTCTCCACTGATTTACACAATATTGTTGTGGCACAAAATGAAAAATACACTAAAATTGACTTAGATTTTAAATTCAACGACCCGAAAGATCCAAATCATTTTTACGAGCGTTCTGATCATTATAACTTTGCAAAATTTGGAATTCCATCGGTTTTCTTCTTTAACGGAGTTCACGAAGACTACCACAGAAAAGGTGACGAACCTCAGAAAATCGAATACGATGCTTTGACTAAAAGAACAAAATTAGCTTTCTCCATTGCCTGGGAATTAGCGAATAGATCTGATCGCCCAGTAGTGGATAAACCGATTAAATAA
- a CDS encoding acyl-CoA thioesterase, translating to MEKVLKTKKKIRFQDCDPFNHLNNAKYLEYFINTREDQIAEHYDLDIFKYLKETGLSWVVASSQISYIRPAFTMETTLIESQLIEYRDNALLVEMKMWNENETELKAILWIRFIHYNIATKKSANHSDDLMQLFQSVVVPVEQSIFENRCLEVVQKLKSGVPA from the coding sequence ATGGAAAAAGTATTAAAAACAAAAAAGAAAATCAGATTTCAGGATTGTGATCCTTTTAATCATTTAAACAACGCAAAGTATCTGGAGTATTTTATTAATACAAGAGAAGATCAGATTGCAGAACATTACGATCTGGATATTTTTAAATATCTGAAAGAAACTGGTTTGAGCTGGGTAGTAGCATCCAGTCAGATTAGTTATATACGTCCGGCTTTTACGATGGAAACGACCCTGATTGAATCGCAATTGATTGAGTATCGCGATAATGCTTTGTTGGTTGAAATGAAAATGTGGAATGAAAATGAAACGGAATTAAAAGCAATTTTATGGATCAGGTTTATTCATTATAATATTGCGACAAAAAAATCAGCAAATCATTCGGATGATTTAATGCAATTATTTCAATCGGTTGTTGTGCCAGTTGAGCAGTCAATTTTTGAAAATAGATGTTTGGAAGTTGTACAGAAATTAAAATCAGGAGTACCCGCATAA
- a CDS encoding TetR/AcrR family transcriptional regulator, which produces MNTSEFILDKVAPVFNRQGYVGTSLSDITKATGLTKGAIYCNFANKEELALKSFQLNVEVAITPLFKILASTTGSLEKLYTITKYQRSYYDVVKDRGGCPMLRVGVDTKFINPLLFKSAQSLSQKFITGLSNIISEGIISGEIQENIDPLQYAKLLLTLIEGSSLLAFTHNDGTYITTAMDFIDHAIIDKMRK; this is translated from the coding sequence ATGAACACTTCTGAATTTATATTGGACAAAGTAGCACCTGTTTTTAACAGACAGGGATATGTGGGTACCAGTCTTTCGGATATTACCAAGGCTACGGGACTTACCAAAGGGGCTATTTACTGCAATTTTGCCAATAAAGAAGAGTTAGCTTTAAAGTCTTTTCAATTGAATGTAGAGGTAGCGATAACGCCTTTATTCAAAATACTGGCTTCTACTACAGGAAGTTTAGAGAAACTTTACACGATAACGAAATATCAACGGAGCTATTATGATGTAGTCAAAGACAGAGGTGGTTGTCCAATGCTGCGTGTAGGAGTAGATACTAAATTTATCAATCCACTGTTGTTTAAGAGTGCTCAGAGTTTGTCTCAGAAATTTATCACCGGACTTTCCAATATCATTAGTGAAGGTATTATAAGTGGAGAAATTCAGGAGAATATTGATCCGCTGCAATATGCAAAGCTATTATTGACTTTAATTGAAGGAAGCTCCCTTTTGGCCTTTACGCATAATGATGGGACATACATCACCACCGCTATGGATTTTATAGACCATGCGATAATTGATAAAATGAGGAAATAA
- the rho gene encoding transcription termination factor Rho produces MFDISALKEMKLSELQEIAKLAKTIKFNGVKKETLISQILAHQEATVAPPVSPVAEAEIVDEKPKRARIVPAKKTAANKNAPVLEFDKAEETPEKEEALIAVTKTPAIKANPKTNPKIKGNAAAKETAEVKSVETTPEVQENIENTESTENTEDAAIEKKGPKIVKFSKSAYEKKVALKKEKEATKDVVPENEVTAEVAAAEKTEAPVQTKKINPNQNKNQNPNQNPNQNPNQNPNSNQNGNGNNGNQNPNHKNKKNNFRDSDFEFDGIIESEGVLEMMPDGYGFLRSSDYNYLASPDDIYLSTSQIRLFGLKTGDTVKGVVRPPKEGEKFFPLVRVLKINGHDPQVVRDRVSFEHLTPVFPSEKFKLAEKGSSVSTRIIDLFSPIGKGQRGMIVAQPKTGKTMLLKDIANAIAANHPEVYLIVLLIDERPEEVTDMQRSVRGEVIASTFDREPQEHVKIANIVLEKAKRLVECGHDVVILLDSITRLARAYNTVQPASGKVLSGGVDANALQKPKRFFGAARNVENGGSLSIIATALTETGSKMDEVIFEEFKGTGNMELQLDRKIANKRIFPAIDLTSSSTRRDDLLLDEKTLQRMWIMRKYLSDMNPVESMDFVNDRFKKTRNNEEFLISMND; encoded by the coding sequence TGTAGCGCCGCCGGTTAGTCCTGTGGCAGAAGCGGAAATAGTTGATGAAAAACCGAAAAGAGCAAGAATTGTTCCGGCAAAAAAGACAGCAGCAAATAAGAATGCACCGGTTCTGGAATTTGATAAAGCAGAGGAAACTCCTGAAAAAGAGGAAGCTCTGATAGCAGTAACTAAAACTCCGGCTATTAAAGCAAATCCTAAAACAAATCCGAAGATAAAAGGAAATGCAGCAGCAAAAGAAACAGCAGAAGTAAAAAGCGTTGAAACAACACCGGAAGTTCAGGAAAATATTGAGAATACCGAAAGTACTGAGAATACTGAAGATGCAGCAATAGAGAAAAAAGGACCAAAAATTGTAAAGTTTAGTAAATCGGCTTACGAGAAAAAGGTTGCTTTGAAAAAAGAAAAGGAGGCTACGAAAGATGTAGTTCCGGAAAATGAAGTTACAGCAGAAGTTGCTGCTGCTGAAAAAACAGAAGCACCGGTTCAGACCAAGAAGATTAATCCGAACCAGAATAAAAATCAAAATCCGAATCAGAATCCCAACCAAAACCCAAATCAGAATCCAAATTCTAACCAAAACGGGAACGGAAACAACGGGAATCAAAATCCAAATCATAAAAATAAAAAGAATAATTTCAGAGATTCAGACTTTGAGTTTGACGGAATTATTGAAAGTGAAGGTGTTCTTGAAATGATGCCGGATGGTTACGGATTTTTACGTTCATCAGATTATAATTATTTAGCCTCTCCCGATGATATTTATTTATCAACGTCACAAATCAGATTGTTCGGTCTTAAAACCGGAGATACTGTAAAAGGAGTAGTTCGTCCTCCAAAAGAAGGCGAAAAATTTTTCCCTCTCGTTCGTGTACTTAAAATTAATGGTCATGATCCACAAGTTGTTCGTGACAGAGTTTCTTTCGAACATCTTACCCCGGTTTTCCCTTCTGAAAAATTTAAATTAGCCGAAAAAGGCAGTTCAGTTTCAACCCGTATTATCGATTTGTTTTCTCCAATAGGAAAAGGACAGCGTGGTATGATTGTCGCTCAGCCTAAAACGGGGAAAACAATGTTGCTAAAAGACATTGCAAACGCAATCGCAGCCAACCATCCCGAAGTTTATCTTATCGTTCTTTTGATTGATGAGCGTCCTGAGGAGGTTACGGATATGCAGCGTAGTGTAAGAGGAGAAGTTATTGCTTCTACTTTTGACAGAGAACCACAAGAACACGTGAAGATTGCGAATATCGTTCTTGAAAAAGCAAAGCGTTTGGTAGAATGCGGACACGATGTGGTTATTTTACTTGATTCGATTACTCGTTTAGCGAGAGCTTACAATACTGTTCAACCTGCTTCAGGTAAAGTTTTAAGCGGTGGTGTTGATGCTAATGCATTGCAAAAACCAAAACGTTTCTTTGGAGCTGCCAGAAATGTAGAAAATGGCGGTTCACTAAGTATTATTGCAACCGCATTGACCGAAACAGGTTCTAAAATGGATGAAGTTATCTTTGAAGAATTTAAAGGTACCGGTAATATGGAACTGCAATTGGATCGTAAAATCGCTAACAAACGTATCTTCCCGGCTATCGATCTTACTTCGTCAAGCACACGTCGTGATGATTTATTACTGGATGAGAAAACATTACAAAGAATGTGGATCATGCGTAAGTACCTGTCTGATATGAATCCGGTAGAATCTATGGATTTTGTAAACGATCGTTTCAAGAAAACCAGAAACAACGAAGAGTTTTTGATTTCTATGAATGACTAG